The Clupea harengus chromosome 6, Ch_v2.0.2, whole genome shotgun sequence genome contains a region encoding:
- the LOC105893757 gene encoding tubulin beta-4B chain, which translates to MREIVHLQAGQCGNQIGAKFWEVISDEHGIDPTGSYHGDSDLQLDRINVYYNEASGGKYVPRAVLVDLEPGTMDSVRSGPFGQIFRPDNFVFGQSGAGNNWAKGHYTEGAELVDSVLDVVRKEAESCDCLQGFQLTHSLGGGTGSGMGTLLISKIREEYPDRIMNTFSVVPSPKVSDTVVEPYNATLSVHQLVENTDETYCIDNEALYDICFRTLKLTTPTYGDLNHLVSATMSGVTTCLRFPGQLNADLRKLAVNMVPFPRLHFFMPGFAPLTSRGSQQYRALTVPELTQQMFDAKNMMAACDPRHGRYLTVAAVFRGRMSMKEVDEQMLNVQNKNSSYFVEWIPNNVKTAVCDIPPRGLKMAATFIGNSTAIQELFKRISEQFTAMFRRKAFLHWYTGEGMDEMEFTEAESNMNDLVSEYQQYQDATAEEEGEFEEEGEEELA; encoded by the exons ATGAGGGAGATTGTGCACTTACAAGCTGGGCAGTGCGGAAATCAGATTGGTGCCAAG TTCTGGGAAGTGATCAGTGATGAGCATGGTATTGACCCAACTGGCAGTTACCATGGCGACAGTGATCTCCAGCTGGACAGGATCAATGTCTACTATAATGAAGCTAGCG GTGGGAAATATGTCCCCCGTGCTGTGCTTGTGGACTTGGAACCTGGCACAATGGACTCCGTAAGGTCTGGACCATTTGGCCAGATCTTCAGACCAGACAACTTTGTATTCG GTCAGAGCGGTGCTGGCAACAACTGGGCAAAGGGCCACTACACGGAGGGTGCAGAACTCGTGGACTCAGTTCTTGATGTGGTCAGGAAGGAGGCCGAAAGCTGTGACTGCCTGCAGGGCTTCCAGCTCACACATTCCCTGGGTGGTGGTACCGGCTCTGGCATGGGTACCCTGCTCATCAGCAAGATCCGGGAAGAGTACCCCGACCGCATCATGAACACCTTCAGCGTTGTGCCTTCCCCTAAGGTGTCCGATACAGTGGTTGAGCCCTATAACGCAACATTGTCCGTTCACCAGTTGGTTGAGAACACAGACGAGACCTACTGCATTGACAATGAAGCACTGTATGACATCTGTTTCCGCACACTTAAACTGACCACTCCTACCTATGGTGACCTCAACCACCTCGTCTCTGCCACCATGAGTGGAGTCACCACATGCCTGCGCTTCCCTGGTCAGCTTAACGCAGATCTCCGCAAGCTCGCCGTCAACATGGTGCCCTTCCCCCGTCTGCACTTCTTCATGCCTGGCTTCGCCCCCCTTACCAGCAGAGGCAGCCAGCAGTACAGAGCCCTCACTGTTCCTGAGCTGACCCAGCAGATGTTCGACGCCAAGAACATGATGGCTGCCTGCGACCCACGTCACGGCCGCTACCTCACAGTGGCTGCCGTCTTCCGTGGTCGCATGTCCATGAAGGAGGTGGACGAGCAGATGCTCAACGTCCAGAACAAGAACAGCAGTTACTTTGTGGAATGGATCCCCAACAACGTGAAGACTGCCGTCTGCGACATCCCACCCAGGGGCCTCAAGATGGCCGCCACCTTCATCGGCAACAGCACCGCCATCCAGGAGCTGTTCAAGCGCATCTCCGAGCAGTTCACTGCCATGTTCAGGCGCAAGGCTTTCCTTCATTGGTACACAGGAGAGGGCATGGATGAGATGGAGTTCACAGAGGCCGAGAGCAACATGAATGACCTGGTGTCCGAGTACCAGCAGTACCAGGATGCCACAGCAGAGGAAGAGGGCGAATtcgaggaggagggagaggaggagcttGCCTAg
- the LOC105893764 gene encoding tubulin beta chain-like produces MGTLLISKIREEYPDRIMNTFSVVPSPKVSDTVVEPYNATLSIPQLVENTDETYCIDNEALYDICFRTLKLTTPTYGDLNHLVSATMSGVTTCLRFPGQLNADLRKLAVNMVPFPRLHFFMPGFAPLTSRGSQQYRALNVLELTQQMFDAKNMMAACDPRHGRYLTVAAIFRGRMSMKEVDEQMLNVQNKNSSYFVEWIPNNVKTAVCDIPPRGHKMAATFIGNSTAIQELFKRISEQFTAMFRRKAFLHWYTGEGMDEMEFTEAESNMNDLVS; encoded by the coding sequence ATGGGTACCCTGCTCATCAGCAAGATCCGGGAAGAGTACCCCGACCGCATTATGAACACCTTCAGCGTTGTGCCATCCCCAAAGGTGTCCGATACAGTGGTGGAGCCCTACAACGCCACGTTATCCATTCCCCAGTTGGTGGAGAACACAGACGAGACCTACTGCATTGACAATGAAGCACTGTATGATATCTGTTTCCGCACACTTAAACTGACCACTCCTACCTATGGTGACCTCAACCACCTCGTCTCTGCCACCATGAGTGGAGTTACCACCTGCCTGCGCTTCCCTGGTCAGCTTAACGCAGATCTCCGTAAACTCGCCGTCAACATGGTGCCTTTCCCCCGTCTGCACTTCTTCATGCCTGGCTTCGCCCCCCTTACCAGCAGAGGCAGCCAGCAGTACAGAGCCCTCAATGTTCTTGAGCTGACCCAGCAAATGTTTGACGCCAAGAACATGATGGCTGCCTGCGATCCACGTCACGGCCGCTACCTCACAGTGGCTGCCATCTTCCGTGGTCGCATGTCCATGAAGGAGGTGGACGAGCAGATGCTCAATGTCCAGAACAAGAACAGCAGTTACTTTGTGGAATGGATCCCCAACAACGTGAAGACCGCTGTATGCGACATCCCACCCAGgggccacaagatggctgctaCCTTCATCGGCAACAGCACCGCCATCCAGGAGCTGTTCAAGCGCATCTCCGAGCAGTTCACTGCCATGTTCAGGCGCAAGGCTTTCCTGCATTGGTACACAGGAGAGGGCATGGATGAGATGGAGTTCACAGAGGCCGAGAGCAACATGAATGACCTGGTGTCCTAG
- the kazald2 gene encoding kazal-type serine peptidase inhibitor domain 2 yields the protein MVLIKAMLALLLALCVEPVPVQFLQRFNRQQTVQRRPGCPQKCRSELCPSIHLLQQCPAGRVRDACGCCWECGNAEGQFCDMNPYAALHGRCAEGLKCRVPPRERSHFLSGAEEETPKPICVCAKQEVLCATDRKTYENKCQLRKAQHGLAQGYNRPTVAHYGPCRSKPVITMGTQHLHILEGSDAVVVCEVTSFPLASIHWRKDGENIFLPADDSNIATQARRGPQRFELSGWLQIQNVGHSDEGVYTCAARNAFGEASASARLQVLRKGSRSGSDQLKKGPYSIIDDEEDGDDEDYEGRSSGHMYV from the exons ATGGTTCTCATCAAGGCAATGTTAGCCTTGCTGCTGGCTCTCTGTGTCGAACCAGTGCCCGTGCAGTTTCTACAGAGGTTCAACCGGCAGCAGACTGTCCAACGCCGACCGGGGTGCCCACAGAAGTGCCGGTCTGAGCTGTGCCCGTCGATTCACCTCCTGCAGCAATGCCCAGCGGGGCGCGTGCGAGACGCCTGTGGGTGCTGCTGGGAGTGTGGGAACGCGGAGGGCCAGTTCTGTGACATGAACCCGTACGCTGCGCTTCACGGACGCTGCGCCGAGGGCCTGAAGTGCCGAGTTCCTCCCAGGGAGAGGTCCCACTTCCTGTCCGGCGCGGAGGAGGAGACGCCCAAACCCATCTGCGTGTGTGCCAAGCAGGAGGTGCTGTGTGCCACGGACAGGAAGACCTATGAGAACAAATGCCAACTGCGCAAAGCCCAGCATGGCCTGGCACAGGGTTACAACAGGCCCACCGTGGCACATTACGGGCCATGCCGATCAA agCCAGTCATCACCATGGGGACACAGCATCTCCACATTCTAGAGGGGAgtgatgctgttgttgtgtgtgaggtcacCTCTTTCCCTCTGGCCTCCATTCATTggaggaaagatggagagaacatCTTCCTGCCTGCTGACGACTCCAACATTGCTACACAG GCTCGTAGAGGCCCCCAGCGCTTTGAACTGTCCGGCTGGCTCCAGATCCAGAACGTTGGCCACAGCGACGAGGGCGTGTACACGTGCGCTGCCAGGAACGCCTTCGGAGAGGCGTCTGCCTCTGCCAGATTGCAGGTTCTGCGGAAAG GATCTCGGTCGGGAAGTGATCAGCTAAAGAAGGGGCCGTACAGCATAATAGATGACGAAgaggatggtgatgatgaagactatgAGGGCCGGTCTAGTggtcatatgtatgtgtaa
- the aup1 gene encoding lipid droplet-regulating VLDL assembly factor AUP1 — protein sequence MMETRGIEQMFDFQRLPNDGLVLVLLLLYSPIGLCLMLLRIFIGVHVFLVSCALPDSLVRRFIVRIMCSVLGMHVRQNSPRLRDKQAKLLVSNHVTQFDHNVINLLTSCNTPMLEGAAGFVCWARGFMELGSEGESRAELAGTLQRYCVTPQAPPLLLFPEEDTTNGRAGLLKFSSWPFSVTDSIQPVALLVRRPFLAVSTPESTWLKELLWTFFVPFTVYHVRWLPPMSKQEGDSHQDFANKVQEFLATELGVVSTQITKADKAEHIKRKRHTAALAAAQATSTNLGARPRTVPQGFMSLSRGAEDPRVVRMAQQVKDVLPDIPLRVITMDLLRTNCVDTTITNLLERIEEYPTEASSDSASGSLRQQPSSSAPSSSHAAGAGPIPTIKPAADSFGRSPGDRHMSLQERKEALYEYARRRYKDKHALNQEDDL from the exons ATGATGGAAACGCGGGGCATAGAGCAGATGTTTGACTTCCAGAG GTTGCCAAACGATGGACTGGTACtggtgctgttgctgctgtacTCCCCGATTGGCCTCTGCTTGATGTTATTGCGAATATTTATTGGTGTCCATGTGTTTTTAGTGAGCTGTGCACTTCCTGACAGTCTAGTTAGAAG ATTCATAGTAAGGATTATGTGCTCTGTGCTTGGTATGCATGTAAGACAAAACAGCCCTCGCTTGAGGGATAAACAAGCGAAACTGTTAGTCTCTAACCATGTAACTCAGTTTGACCACAACGTCATCAACCTCCTTACGTCCTGCAACACA CCCATGCTGGAGGGCGCTGCAGGCTTCGTGTGCTGGGCAAGGGGCTTCATGGAGCTGGGCAGTGAGGGGGAGAGCCGGGCGGAGCTGGCAGGGACCCTCCAGAGGTACTGCGTCACCCCCCAGGCCCCGCCCTTGCTGCTCTTCCCCGAGGAAGACACCACTAACGGCCGAGCAGGGCTCCTCAAATTCAG ctCATGGCCTTTCTCTGTGACCGACTCAATCCAGCCTGTTGCCTTGCTGGTGCGGAGGCCCTTCCTAGCTGTG AGTACGCCTGAGTCCACTTGGCTGAAGGAATTGCTGTGGACATTTTTTGTTCCGTTCACAGTGTACCATGTAAG ATGGCTTCCTCCCATGTCCAAGCAGGAGGGGGACTCGCATCAAGACTTTGCCAACAAAGTCCAAGAG TTTCTCGCCACTGAGCTGGGCGTGGTGTCGACGCAGATCACCAAAGCAGACAAAGCGGAGCACATCAAAAGGAAACGACACACGGCAGCGTTGGCCGCGGCACAGGCAACGAGCACCA ACCTGGGTGCCCGGCCCAGAACAGTCCCTCAAGGCTTCATGTCCCTCAGCCGGGGGGCGGAGGACCCCAGGGTCGTCAGGATGGCCCAGCAGGTGAAGGATGTCCTCCCCGATATCCCCCTCCGTGTCATCACCATGGATTTGT TGCGGACAAACTGTGTGGACACCACGATCACCAACCTCCTAGAGAGAATCGAGGAGTATCCCACAGAGGCCTCAAGCGATTCTGCATCAGGGTCGCTACGGCAACAGCCTTCGTCCTccgccccctcttcctctcatgcTGCCGGTGCCGGCCCCATCCCAACCATCAAG CCAGCTGCCGACTCATTTGGAAGATCTCCAGGTGACCGACACATGTCTCtacaggagagaaaagaggcatTGTATGAATATGCGAGACG GCGTTACAAGGATAAACATGCTTTGAATCAGGAGGATGACCTTTGA